One window from the genome of Planctomycetota bacterium encodes:
- a CDS encoding 50S ribosomal protein L3 → MLTILGRKLGMTRYYTPEGVSVPVTVVAAGPCYVTQIKTVENDGYAAVQVAFDEIKPRRSTMPLIGHDAKAGVAPQRFHKEFRVSADELANYTLGQAVTVENFENIKYVDVTATSKGKGFAGTMKRWNFKGQPATHGTERKHRSPGAISSYGNERGGTGGPKRGKKMSGQMGNEIVTQRSLDIVAIDKEKNVMLVKGPVPGANNAMVTIRVATRLYKPKARKAAEAAG, encoded by the coding sequence ATGTTGACGATTCTTGGACGCAAGCTCGGAATGACGCGGTACTACACGCCTGAAGGCGTGAGCGTGCCGGTGACGGTCGTGGCGGCCGGTCCGTGCTACGTGACGCAGATCAAGACGGTCGAAAACGACGGCTACGCGGCGGTTCAGGTGGCGTTCGACGAGATCAAGCCCCGCCGCTCGACGATGCCGCTCATCGGTCATGACGCCAAGGCCGGCGTCGCCCCGCAGCGGTTCCACAAGGAATTCCGCGTCAGCGCCGATGAGTTGGCGAATTACACGCTCGGTCAGGCCGTGACCGTCGAAAACTTCGAGAATATCAAGTACGTCGACGTGACGGCGACCAGCAAGGGCAAGGGTTTTGCCGGCACGATGAAGCGCTGGAACTTCAAGGGCCAGCCCGCCACGCACGGCACCGAACGCAAGCACCGCTCCCCCGGCGCCATCAGCAGCTACGGCAACGAGCGCGGCGGTACCGGCGGCCCCAAGCGCGGCAAGAAGATGTCCGGCCAGATGGGTAACGAAATCGTGACCCAGCGCAGCTTGGACATCGTCGCGATCGACAAGGAAAAGAACGTCATGCTCGTCAAGGGCCCGGTGCCCGGGGCGAACAATGCGATGGTGACGATCCGCGTCGCCACCCGGCTCTACAAGCCCAAGGCCCGCAAAGCTGCGGAAGCCGCCGGCTAA
- the rpsS gene encoding 30S ribosomal protein S19, which yields MARSVKKGPFVDEKLYRKVEILNQQSRKAPIRTWARRCTIVPEFVGHTFEVHNGRIFNTVFVTEDMVGHKLGEFSFTRTFKGHRIKEKATP from the coding sequence ATGGCACGCAGCGTCAAAAAAGGACCGTTCGTGGACGAGAAGCTCTACCGCAAGGTCGAGATTCTGAACCAGCAGAGCCGCAAGGCGCCCATCCGCACCTGGGCCCGGCGATGCACGATCGTGCCCGAGTTCGTCGGTCACACCTTCGAAGTCCACAACGGCCGCATCTTCAACACCGTGTTCGTGACCGAAGACATGGTCGGGCACAAACTCGGCGAATTCAGCTTCACGCGGACCTTCAAAGGTCACCGCATCAAGGAAAAGGCCACGCCCTGA
- the rpsJ gene encoding 30S ribosomal protein S10: MEGSKIRIRMESYDHQALDASAKEIVDHAKRTNVKVSGPIPLPTRIERYTVLRSPHIDKKSREQFEIRTHKRIIDIFDPNARTVEALNRLVVPAGVFVKIKA; the protein is encoded by the coding sequence ATGGAAGGCAGCAAGATTCGCATTCGGATGGAGTCGTACGATCACCAGGCCTTGGATGCGTCGGCGAAGGAAATCGTCGATCACGCCAAGCGGACGAATGTGAAGGTTTCGGGACCGATCCCGCTGCCGACGCGGATCGAGCGGTACACGGTGCTCCGCTCCCCGCACATCGACAAGAAGAGCCGCGAGCAGTTTGAAATCCGCACGCACAAGCGGATCATCGACATTTTCGATCCGAACGCTCGCACGGTCGAAGCCCTCAATCGCCTGGTCGTCCCGGCCGGCGTGTTCGTGAAGATCAAGGCATAA
- the rplD gene encoding 50S ribosomal protein L4 — MLEIPVYSLAGKQTGTIKLDEQLLGGEIRPTLLKQAYVMYHANKRQGTSATKNRSQVEGSTRKLYRQKGTGNARRGAVRTNIMKGGGVAFGKRTKDWRQDMPVKMRRLATRNAMLAKAVDGEIKVVDSFDFKAPKTKQFVSVLSALGIDRTCLLAINPQDANTRLSARNVADIQIIHMDQLNAYDLLSRRFVLVDKATLEGWIDSLKSSANVEEAA; from the coding sequence ATGCTCGAAATACCTGTCTATTCCCTGGCCGGCAAGCAGACCGGCACGATCAAGCTCGACGAGCAACTGCTCGGCGGCGAAATCCGTCCGACCCTGCTCAAGCAGGCGTACGTGATGTACCACGCCAACAAGCGTCAGGGCACCAGTGCGACCAAGAACCGCTCGCAGGTCGAGGGTTCGACCCGCAAGCTCTATCGCCAGAAGGGCACCGGCAACGCCCGCCGCGGCGCGGTTCGCACGAACATCATGAAGGGCGGCGGCGTGGCCTTCGGCAAACGCACCAAGGACTGGCGCCAGGACATGCCCGTGAAGATGCGCCGCCTCGCGACCCGCAACGCGATGCTCGCCAAGGCCGTCGACGGCGAGATCAAGGTCGTCGATTCCTTTGACTTCAAGGCCCCCAAAACCAAGCAGTTCGTCTCGGTGCTTTCGGCGCTGGGCATTGACCGCACCTGCCTGCTGGCGATCAATCCGCAAGACGCCAACACGCGCCTCTCGGCCCGCAATGTCGCCGACATCCAGATCATCCACATGGACCAGCTCAACGCCTACGACCTTCTGTCGAGGCGTTTTGTGTTGGTGGACAAGGCGACGCTCGAGGGATGGATCGACTCGCTCAAGTCCAGCGCCAATGTTGAGGAGGCCGCCTGA
- the rplB gene encoding 50S ribosomal protein L2, with protein MAIRVYKPTSAGRRNSSVNMFTDVTKKTPEKTLLKPLVKTGGRNHKGVITVRHRGGGHKRRYRVIDFKRNRFDEPATVIGIEYDPNRSANIALLQYADGTKAYILAPVGLTDGMTVVSGSGPVEPDVGNAMRIKDIPSGLSLHNIEMTPGKGGQLCRSAGSSARLMNKEGKWATLVLPSGEIRQVSLNCRATIGQVGNTDHQNVRLGKAGRKRWLGIRPTVRGMAMSHHAHPHGGGEGRSKGGRPPVSPTGVFAKGGPTRNKRKASNKRIIRRRRSKRYGIIKVSK; from the coding sequence ATGGCGATCAGAGTTTACAAACCCACCAGTGCCGGCCGGCGCAACAGCTCGGTGAACATGTTCACCGATGTCACCAAGAAGACGCCGGAGAAGACGCTGCTCAAGCCGCTCGTCAAGACCGGCGGACGCAACCACAAGGGCGTCATCACCGTCCGTCACCGCGGCGGCGGCCACAAGCGCCGTTACCGCGTCATCGATTTCAAGCGCAATCGCTTCGATGAACCGGCCACCGTCATCGGCATCGAATACGACCCCAATCGCTCCGCCAACATCGCGCTGCTTCAGTACGCCGACGGCACCAAGGCGTACATCCTCGCTCCGGTCGGCCTCACCGACGGGATGACCGTCGTCAGCGGGTCGGGCCCCGTCGAGCCGGATGTCGGCAACGCGATGCGGATCAAGGACATTCCCTCGGGTCTGAGTCTGCACAACATTGAGATGACCCCCGGCAAGGGCGGTCAGCTCTGCCGCTCGGCCGGTTCGTCGGCGCGGCTGATGAACAAGGAAGGCAAGTGGGCGACGCTGGTGTTGCCGTCGGGCGAAATCCGGCAGGTCTCCCTCAACTGCCGCGCGACCATCGGTCAGGTCGGCAATACGGATCATCAGAACGTCCGGCTGGGCAAGGCCGGCCGCAAGCGCTGGCTGGGCATCCGCCCGACGGTGCGCGGCATGGCGATGAGCCACCATGCCCACCCGCATGGCGGTGGTGAAGGGCGCAGCAAGGGCGGTCGTCCGCCGGTGTCGCCGACGGGCGTGTTCGCCAAGGGCGGCCCGACGCGCAACAAGCGCAAGGCGTCCAACAAGCGGATCATCCGCCGCCGCCGCTCCAAGCGCTACGGCATCATCAAGGTCAGCAAGTAA
- a CDS encoding 50S ribosomal protein L23 has protein sequence MQPTQIIIKPLITEKSTWESQARNRVSFEVHPDANKQQIRDAVQKLYKVRVLSVATQNRDGKTKRTRYGVGVSPSWKRATVQLHEEDRIDLF, from the coding sequence ATGCAGCCCACCCAGATCATCATCAAGCCGCTCATTACGGAAAAGAGCACCTGGGAGTCTCAGGCGCGCAATCGCGTGAGCTTCGAGGTGCATCCCGATGCGAACAAACAGCAGATCCGCGACGCGGTTCAGAAGCTCTACAAGGTGCGCGTGCTGAGCGTAGCGACGCAGAACCGCGACGGCAAGACCAAGCGGACGCGCTACGGCGTCGGCGTGAGCCCCAGTTGGAAGCGGGCGACCGTCCAGCTTCACGAAGAAGACCGCATCGACCTGTTCTAA
- the rpsC gene encoding 30S ribosomal protein S3, translating into MGQKTHPFGFRVGITEAHRSRWYAPKVLYGQLLVEDEKIRKYCDDVLNRRPPFAAVSDIHIERTREELKIIIKTARPGLVIGPKGAGVEQLTGDLMKLTGRKVSIDIVEIKNADLDAKLVAEGVAEQLKKRAGFRRVLKMRADACMAAGALGVKIQIAGRLGGAEIARTEKIRLGSIPLQTLQANVDYGIAEAFTTYGAIGCKVWIYKGMYGQALPEEYASRAAGARPRARGRH; encoded by the coding sequence ATGGGACAGAAGACGCATCCATTTGGTTTCCGAGTCGGCATCACCGAAGCGCACCGCAGCCGCTGGTACGCTCCGAAGGTGCTCTACGGGCAGCTTCTGGTCGAAGACGAGAAGATTCGCAAGTACTGCGACGATGTGCTCAACCGCCGTCCGCCTTTCGCGGCCGTGTCGGACATCCACATCGAGCGCACCCGCGAAGAACTCAAGATCATCATCAAGACCGCTCGCCCCGGCCTGGTCATCGGACCCAAGGGCGCGGGCGTCGAGCAGCTTACCGGCGACCTGATGAAGCTGACCGGCCGCAAGGTCTCGATCGACATCGTCGAGATCAAGAACGCCGACCTCGACGCCAAGCTCGTTGCCGAAGGCGTGGCGGAGCAGCTTAAGAAGCGTGCGGGTTTCCGCCGCGTTCTGAAGATGCGTGCCGACGCGTGCATGGCGGCGGGGGCGCTGGGTGTGAAGATCCAGATCGCCGGTCGCTTGGGCGGCGCGGAAATCGCCCGCACCGAGAAGATTCGTCTGGGCTCGATTCCGCTTCAGACGCTTCAGGCCAACGTGGACTACGGGATTGCCGAGGCGTTCACGACCTACGGCGCGATCGGGTGCAAGGTTTGGATCTACAAGGGCATGTACGGTCAGGCGCTGCCTG
- a CDS encoding (2Fe-2S)-binding protein gives MLADDHVCLCFHVSKRKIVNFCKREKPVHASLISDCLGAGTGCQWCVPFLKKLHKQCMDGVADPDLPVSPEEYAQRRSKYRKTGVRPGEGEESVPDDLPG, from the coding sequence ATGCTTGCCGACGATCACGTATGCCTGTGTTTTCATGTTTCCAAGCGGAAGATCGTCAACTTCTGCAAGCGGGAGAAGCCGGTGCATGCGAGTTTGATCAGCGATTGTCTGGGTGCGGGGACGGGGTGCCAGTGGTGCGTGCCGTTCCTCAAGAAGCTGCACAAGCAGTGCATGGACGGCGTGGCGGACCCGGATTTGCCGGTTTCGCCCGAGGAGTATGCTCAGCGTCGGAGCAAGTACCGCAAGACCGGCGTGCGGCCCGGGGAGGGCGAAGAAAGTGTGCCGGACGATTTGCCGGGATGA
- a CDS encoding prepilin-type N-terminal cleavage/methylation domain-containing protein → MKRHGFTLIELLVVVAIIALLIAILLPSLTQAREQARRTVCGSAQRQMGILLLNYANDAKRQLPPGNAALPGLWGIDSTYQVTTNTPLGLAYLMTAGYLTDARLFYCPTWKHPLLAYDVVNTVTETGGSGFPPGTYGGWPAPGHAGPAKSRGISYHYRATFGNSVRESANLLMTHPAATPIVADHWVRREALYGVDYGHVDGYETLFLDGHVSWIGIPAAAMEQLEPVGFQTNGNWAFQEIIWKDWLSGR, encoded by the coding sequence ATGAAGCGACATGGCTTTACCTTGATCGAACTGCTGGTCGTCGTGGCGATCATCGCGCTTTTGATCGCCATTCTGTTGCCATCGCTGACCCAGGCGCGCGAGCAGGCCCGACGAACCGTCTGCGGGTCGGCCCAGCGACAGATGGGCATCCTGCTGTTGAACTACGCCAACGACGCCAAGCGCCAGTTGCCTCCGGGCAACGCGGCGCTTCCCGGTTTGTGGGGGATTGACTCGACCTATCAGGTCACCACCAACACGCCCCTGGGTCTCGCCTACCTGATGACCGCGGGCTATCTGACCGATGCGCGCCTCTTCTATTGCCCGACCTGGAAGCATCCGCTTTTGGCTTACGATGTGGTCAACACCGTGACGGAAACGGGCGGTTCGGGCTTTCCGCCCGGAACCTACGGCGGGTGGCCCGCGCCCGGCCACGCCGGACCGGCGAAATCCAGAGGCATCAGCTATCACTACCGCGCGACGTTCGGCAACAGCGTGCGGGAGTCGGCGAATTTGCTCATGACGCATCCCGCTGCGACGCCCATCGTCGCCGATCATTGGGTCCGCCGCGAGGCGCTTTACGGGGTCGACTACGGTCATGTCGACGGTTACGAGACGCTCTTTCTCGATGGTCACGTCAGTTGGATCGGAATCCCCGCCGCGGCGATGGAGCAACTCGAACCCGTCGGCTTTCAGACCAACGGCAACTGGGCGTTTCAGGAAATCATCTGGAAGGACTGGCTCAGCGGTCGTTGA
- a CDS encoding thiol peroxidase: protein MAEQPAAITFKGNPMTLLGAELKVGDKAPDFALIATDLSEKKLADYAGKTVILSCVPSVDTGICDVETRKFNEKAASLSPNTVILTASVDLPFAMKRWCAAAGVDKVVLLSDYKTHAFGTAYGVRIKELGILARCIFVIKNGKVTYKQLVKEVAQEPDYDAVIAAAK, encoded by the coding sequence ATGGCCGAACAACCCGCTGCGATTACGTTCAAAGGCAACCCGATGACCCTGCTCGGCGCGGAGCTGAAGGTCGGCGACAAGGCCCCCGACTTCGCCCTGATCGCCACTGATCTATCGGAGAAGAAACTCGCCGATTACGCCGGCAAAACCGTCATTCTCTCCTGCGTCCCCTCTGTTGACACGGGCATTTGCGATGTCGAAACCCGCAAGTTCAACGAGAAGGCCGCGTCGCTTTCGCCCAACACGGTGATCCTGACCGCCAGCGTCGACCTGCCCTTCGCCATGAAGCGCTGGTGTGCCGCCGCCGGCGTCGACAAGGTGGTCCTGCTCAGCGACTACAAGACCCACGCCTTCGGCACCGCCTACGGCGTCCGCATCAAAGAGCTGGGCATCCTCGCCCGCTGCATCTTCGTCATCAAGAACGGCAAGGTGACCTACAAGCAGCTCGTCAAGGAAGTCGCCCAGGAACCCGACTACGACGCCGTCATCGCCGCCGCCAAATAA
- a CDS encoding sigma-70 family RNA polymerase sigma factor, whose product MRIAMRQTIVMSALNHQTLLSCKTESYERVRNAECGVRSWECGVKGRPTPTLSRLRGEASGTVPPLPTPNFFVSIPPPKDEKIWSPEMSPEPTHDFVARFAACEQEVYRYVCTLLGSDADAEDVMQETAAALWRKFDEYDPAQPFVPWAVRFAYIEVLRHRKQARQRGKYFSETLIETLADERDKAQPLLEAQRRALTDCLEKLPGAQRDLLNHRYGRDSTIHDLAAASHQPVATLYKTLHRVRRRLLDCVTLKLKSEGFTP is encoded by the coding sequence ATGCGCATCGCAATGCGGCAAACCATCGTCATGTCCGCCCTGAACCATCAAACGCTATTATCGTGCAAAACCGAGAGTTATGAAAGAGTGCGGAACGCGGAGTGTGGAGTGCGGAGTTGGGAGTGCGGAGTGAAAGGCCGGCCCACGCCGACGCTGAGCCGGCTCCGCGGCGAAGCGTCTGGTACTGTTCCCCCACTCCCCACTCCGAACTTTTTTGTCTCAATCCCTCCCCCAAAGGATGAGAAGATATGGAGCCCCGAAATGTCCCCTGAGCCGACGCATGATTTCGTCGCACGTTTCGCCGCCTGCGAGCAGGAGGTCTATCGCTACGTCTGCACGCTGCTCGGCTCCGACGCCGACGCCGAGGACGTCATGCAGGAGACCGCCGCCGCGCTCTGGCGCAAGTTCGACGAGTATGACCCGGCTCAGCCGTTCGTCCCCTGGGCGGTGCGCTTCGCCTACATCGAAGTCCTCCGCCACCGCAAGCAGGCCCGCCAGCGGGGCAAGTATTTTTCCGAAACGCTCATCGAAACCCTCGCCGACGAACGTGACAAAGCGCAACCGCTTCTCGAAGCCCAGCGCCGCGCGCTGACCGATTGTTTGGAAAAACTTCCGGGGGCCCAGCGTGATCTACTGAATCATCGCTACGGGCGCGACTCGACGATTCACGACCTCGCCGCCGCATCGCATCAGCCCGTGGCGACGCTCTACAAGACGCTCCATCGCGTGCGCCGCCGCCTGCTCGACTGCGTCACGCTCAAGCTCAAGTCGGAGGGGTTCACGCCATGA
- a CDS encoding 50S ribosomal protein L22: protein MAYNASHKFARISPRKARLVAGLIRNKPLDKALTQLEFSKKRAAVLVKKVLLSAKANADQAEADVRKLVVTIARVDEGPVMKRHQPKDRGRAHPIMKRTSHIHVSVDER from the coding sequence ATGGCTTACAACGCCTCCCACAAATTCGCCCGCATCAGCCCGCGCAAAGCGCGGCTGGTCGCCGGTCTGATCCGAAACAAGCCGCTTGACAAGGCACTGACGCAGCTTGAGTTCTCCAAGAAGCGCGCCGCCGTCCTGGTCAAGAAGGTGCTCTTGTCGGCCAAGGCCAACGCTGACCAGGCCGAGGCCGATGTCCGCAAGCTGGTCGTCACGATCGCTCGCGTCGACGAAGGCCCGGTCATGAAGCGCCACCAGCCCAAGGACCGCGGCCGGGCGCACCCGATCATGAAGCGCACCAGCCACATTCATGTGAGTGTTGACGAAAGGTAA